A genomic window from Nicotiana sylvestris chromosome 11, ASM39365v2, whole genome shotgun sequence includes:
- the LOC104238650 gene encoding thiosulfate/3-mercaptopyruvate sulfurtransferase 1, mitochondrial-like → MASGLLSRTLFAHRFLKSSTFYKPQFFLSAFNKKPFYSQAAPTYFSYKVVGSVTCCVVSSRVGTRSTFSTLAVSTNEPVVSVDWLHANLKEPDVKVLDASWYMPDEQRNPLQEYQVAHIPGALFFDVDGISDRTSNFPHMLPSEEAFAAAVSALGIENKDGVIVYDGKGIFSAARVWWMFRVFGHDRVWVLDGGLPRWRASGYDVESSASSDAILKASAASEAIEKVYQGQTAAPITFRTKFQPNLVWTLDQVRKNIEETTYQHIDARSKARFDGVAPEPRKGIRSGHVPGSKCIPFAQMLDGSHTLLSTEELKKKFDQEGISLDKPVITSCGTGVTACILALGLHRLGKTDVPVYDGSWTEWGAHPDAPVSTSEA, encoded by the exons ATGGCATCGGGGCTATTATCCAGGACTCTCTTTGCCCACCGCTTTCTCAAGTCTTCCACTTTCTACAAGCCTCAATTCTTTCTTTCTGCCTTCAAC AAGAAACCATTTTACTCCCAAGCTGCACCAACCTATTTCTCTTACAAGGTTGTGGGTTCTGTTACTTGTTGCGTGGTTTCATCAAGGGTAGGAACACGGTCAACATTCTCAACACTAGCTGTGTCCACCAATGAACCTGTTGTTTCAGTTGACTGGCTCCATGCAAACCTCAAAGAGCCTGATGTGAAG GTGTTGGATGCATCTTGGTACATGCCAGATGAGCAGAGAAACCCACTTCAAGAGTATCAG GTTGCACATATTCCAGGAGCACTCTTCTTTGATGTAGATGGCATATCTGATCGTACTTCAAAT TTTCCACATATGCTGCCATCCGAAGAAGCATTTGCAGCTGCTGTGTCTGCTCTTGGAATCGAGAACAAAGATGGGGTTATTGTCTATGATGGGAAGGGCATTTTCAGCGCAGCTCGTGTATGGTG GATGTTTCGAGTTTTTGGACATGACAGAGTTTGGGTTCTAGATGGTGGCTTGCCAAGATGGCGTGCTTCTGGATATGATGTTGAATCCAGTGCATCTAGTGACGCAATTTTGAAAGCTAGCGCTGCCAGTGAAGCAATAGAGAAAGTATATCAAGGACAGACG GCTGCACCTATTACCTTTCGGACCAAGTTTCAGCCAAACCTCGTCTGGACCCTTGATCAG GTTAGGAAGAACATTGAAGAGACAACATATCAGCATATAGATGCTCGATCCAAAGCTAG GTTTGATGGTGTTGCACCAGAGCCTCGAAAAGGAATAAGAAGTGGTCATGTACCTGGGAGCAAGTGCATTCCTTTTGCACAG ATGCTGGATGGCTCTCATACACTATTATCTACTGAAGAGCTCAAGAAAAAGTTTGATCAGGAAG GTATCTCTTTGGACAAGCCTGTAATAACTTCTTGTGGTACTGGGGTGACGGCTTGCATACTTGCCTTG GGGCTCCATCGACTTGGAAAGACTGATGTTCCCGTGTATGATGGTTCGTGGACGGAATGGGGGGCACATCCAGATGCACCAGTCTCCACATCTGAAGCATAG